The Flavipsychrobacter sp. genome contains the following window.
ACTGACCTACAATTAAAAATGTTCTTAACGCGTATTGGTCCTTCAGCAAAAGCTATTATTACGGGTGACTTAACACAAATTGACCTGCCTAAAAATCAAACTTCAGGTTTATATAAAGCGTCAAGAATATTAAAGGACATAGACGGTATTGGCTATGTACAGCTTGACGAGGCAGACGTAGTAAGACACCGATTAGTGAAGCAGATCATCAAAGCCTATAATGCCGATGACGAACGTAAAGAAAAGCGTGAAAGGGAGAACAAAGAGAAATTTCAGAAATTAAAGAGATCATCTGACTCAATGAATGAATAAAAAAAGAGGAGCTAAATGCTCCTCTTTCTCATTGTGTATAATAAGCTTTTTACGATACGGCTTCTTTCATAGTAAGTGAACGGAAAACATCTTCAAGACTTCTGTCCCCTTTCAATGTTTCAATAGCATCATCGGCTACAAGTGTACCATTATTGATAATGATGACCCTGCTACACATTGCTTCTACTTCTTGCATGATATGTGTAGATAGCAATACTGTTTTCTCTTTACCTATATTAGATATCAATTCTCTTATCTCGATAATTTGGTTGGGGTCAAGGCCTGACGTAGGCTCATCCAGTATCAACACTTCAGGATCGTGCAGCATAGCTTGGGCTAAGCCTACACGTTGTTTATATCCTTTTGAGAGCATGCCTATTCTTTTATGTGCCTCTTTGGTCAAGCCCGTTAACGTGATCATTTCAGCAATACGCTCTTTGGCTTTTGAACCAAGACCATGAATACCTGCACTAAACTCAAGATATTCTCTCACATACATATCAAAATAAAGCGGATTGGCCTCCGGCAAATAACCAACACGTTTGCGCACCTCCATAGGCTGCTTCTGTACCTCAAAGCCACATACTGAGATATCACCTTTTGTAGGTGGAAGATAGCCCGTGATCATTTTCATCGTAGTAGATTTTCCTGCCCCATTAGGCCCTAAAAATCCAACGATCTCCCCTTTCTTTAACTCAAAACTAATATCATTTACAGCCTTCTGACTGCCATATACCTTAGTTAGTGATGTTACCTTTATTGACATGAA
Protein-coding sequences here:
- a CDS encoding ATP-binding cassette domain-containing protein, with amino-acid sequence MSIKVTSLTKVYGSQKAVNDISFELKKGEIVGFLGPNGAGKSTTMKMITGYLPPTKGDISVCGFEVQKQPMEVRKRVGYLPEANPLYFDMYVREYLEFSAGIHGLGSKAKERIAEMITLTGLTKEAHKRIGMLSKGYKQRVGLAQAMLHDPEVLILDEPTSGLDPNQIIEIRELISNIGKEKTVLLSTHIMQEVEAMCSRVIIINNGTLVADDAIETLKGDRSLEDVFRSLTMKEAVS